From Drosophila yakuba strain Tai18E2 chromosome 2L, Prin_Dyak_Tai18E2_2.1, whole genome shotgun sequence, one genomic window encodes:
- the LOC6527210 gene encoding uncharacterized protein LOC6527210, translating to MNSYAKTEIPTMDGLQYAVEFAHDENLLGSQSKVSHLSEVLAMLTLNSADERNAEGHNLHRKLLQLKREADLLDTQFNSPDYYTQKEELIFKVVCELRGIDHEQWILDEMGLMDDAAFADFLQDAFVCDQN from the exons ATGAATTCGTATGCCAAAACTGAAATCCCAACCATGGATGGCCTACAATATGCGGTCGAGTTTGCCCACGATGAGAATCTACTGGGCAGCCAATCGAAAGTG TCTCACCTGTCCGAAGTCCTGGCCATGCTCACCCTCAATTCAGCCGATGAACGCAATGCTGAGGGCCATAACCTTCATAGGAAACTATTACAACTGAAACGGGAAGCGGATTTGCTAGACACCCAATTTAATTCGCCCGATTATTACACCCAAAAGGAGGAATTAATCTTCAAGGTCGTGTGCGAACTCAGGGGCATCGACCATGAGCAGTGGATCCTGGATGAAATGGGACTCATGGATGACGCTGCGTTTGCCGATTTTCTGCAGGATGCGTTTGTTTGCGATCAAAATTGA